From the genome of Haloterrigena sp. KLK7, one region includes:
- a CDS encoding SHOCT domain-containing protein, with protein sequence MDGSEGTTRGRTGDDLGTRLRENAVGIASMLVTGIWLAGLLTGQSWWLPVLIVGYAAVIPIVATLFGDEEDRREWADEYTTAETSAESAADTADTDARDALETLRERYAAGELTDDQFERKLERLLETGTLEDADEWVRDRERGHDRDRGTDRESDLEYER encoded by the coding sequence ATGGACGGGAGCGAGGGGACCACTCGCGGGCGTACCGGGGACGATCTGGGGACGCGACTCCGCGAGAACGCGGTCGGCATCGCGTCGATGCTCGTGACGGGGATCTGGCTCGCCGGGTTGCTCACCGGCCAATCGTGGTGGCTCCCCGTGCTGATCGTCGGCTACGCCGCCGTCATCCCGATCGTCGCGACCCTGTTCGGCGACGAGGAGGATCGCCGCGAGTGGGCCGACGAGTACACGACGGCCGAGACGAGCGCCGAATCGGCCGCGGACACTGCGGATACGGACGCTCGAGACGCCCTCGAGACCCTCCGCGAGCGCTACGCCGCCGGCGAGTTGACCGACGACCAGTTCGAGCGCAAACTCGAGCGGTTGCTGGAAACGGGAACGCTCGAGGACGCCGACGAGTGGGTCCGAGACCGCGAACGCGGCCACGACCGCGATCGAGGAACGGACAGAGAGAGCGACCTCGAATACGAGCGCTGA
- a CDS encoding HalOD1 output domain-containing protein has protein sequence MGNLIQRSQTQFVTEIVTRVSEMEGTDPLDLPPLYDSIDPEALDRLADSSDIRFEYAGYSIAIENGTIAIDQ, from the coding sequence ATGGGGAATCTCATCCAGCGTTCACAAACACAATTCGTTACCGAGATTGTGACGAGAGTGTCCGAGATGGAAGGGACCGACCCTCTGGACTTGCCACCGCTCTACGACAGTATCGATCCCGAGGCGCTCGACCGGCTCGCCGATTCGAGTGATATCCGATTCGAATACGCGGGATACAGTATCGCGATTGAGAACGGAACGATCGCTATCGATCAATAA
- the mnhG gene encoding monovalent cation/H(+) antiporter subunit G encodes MIRAWLVIGLIVVGVFFLAVGTIGMLRLPNVYNRMHATSKPTTLGTAAIFLAGFVQFGPGNEGLTALIGIVFLFLTVPTGAHMIARAAEKIGVLFEGSVTWPDPGAVDRSDRSERTEQSDD; translated from the coding sequence ATGATCCGAGCGTGGCTGGTCATCGGACTGATCGTCGTCGGCGTCTTCTTCCTGGCGGTCGGCACTATCGGCATGCTCCGCCTGCCGAACGTCTACAACCGAATGCACGCGACGAGCAAGCCGACGACGCTGGGTACGGCGGCGATCTTCCTCGCCGGCTTCGTCCAGTTCGGCCCCGGCAACGAGGGGCTGACCGCGCTCATCGGGATCGTCTTCCTCTTCCTGACGGTCCCGACCGGCGCCCACATGATCGCCCGCGCCGCCGAGAAGATCGGCGTCCTCTTCGAGGGTAGCGTCACCTGGCCCGATCCCGGTGCCGTCGACCGATCCGATCGATCCGAGCGCACCGAGCAGTCCGACGATTAA
- a CDS encoding cation:proton antiporter encodes MSEAADPALLDAVVRGALIVVSALCVLCSYRVIRGPTNPDRVVALDAIATNVVAIAVLFAVQTDRGLFITVSLVLAIIGFIATVAGAKFVTEGEVID; translated from the coding sequence ATGAGTGAAGCCGCCGATCCGGCGCTGCTCGACGCCGTCGTTCGCGGGGCGCTGATCGTGGTCAGCGCCCTCTGCGTGCTCTGTAGCTACCGCGTCATCCGCGGGCCGACGAACCCCGACCGGGTCGTCGCGCTGGACGCTATCGCGACGAACGTCGTCGCTATCGCCGTCCTCTTCGCCGTCCAGACCGACCGCGGCCTCTTCATCACGGTCAGTCTGGTGCTCGCGATCATCGGCTTCATCGCGACGGTCGCCGGCGCCAAGTTCGTCACCGAGGGGGAGGTGATCGACTGA
- a CDS encoding Na+/H+ antiporter subunit E, translating into MRIKTWPLAGVVFAVLWIFVGGPSLSPSALFGQFLFGLVVGLPTAFVFRRLYIERVDVARGVRALPAAGLYLATFLWEIVRANLDVAYRVLSPGMPIQPEVILVPLRVETDLAVTTIANSITITPGTVTLDHDEETNSLYVHAVDGRDPEAIVAPIRRWEDYALEMFDEDASPDDPAPRIVVSGGERDRRPGHERGGEDDE; encoded by the coding sequence ATGCGGATCAAGACCTGGCCGCTGGCCGGCGTCGTCTTCGCCGTCCTCTGGATTTTCGTCGGCGGACCGTCGCTGTCGCCGTCGGCGCTCTTCGGCCAGTTCCTCTTCGGGCTGGTCGTCGGCCTCCCGACGGCGTTCGTCTTCCGACGGCTGTACATCGAGCGGGTCGACGTCGCCCGAGGCGTGCGTGCGCTTCCCGCCGCCGGGCTCTATCTGGCGACCTTCCTCTGGGAAATCGTCCGCGCGAACCTGGACGTCGCTTACCGAGTGCTCTCGCCCGGGATGCCGATCCAACCGGAGGTGATCCTCGTGCCGCTGCGGGTCGAAACCGATCTGGCGGTCACGACCATCGCCAACAGCATCACGATCACGCCCGGGACGGTCACGCTGGACCACGACGAGGAGACTAACTCGCTGTACGTCCACGCCGTCGACGGCCGCGATCCCGAGGCGATCGTCGCGCCGATCCGGCGGTGGGAGGATTACGCCCTCGAGATGTTCGACGAGGACGCCTCGCCCGACGACCCGGCACCGCGGATCGTCGTCTCCGGCGGGGAAAGAGACAGGAGGCCCGGCCACGAACGCGGAGGTGAGGACGATGAGTGA
- a CDS encoding proton-conducting transporter membrane subunit produces MRLESTLATGAGIEPTTPLAALPVGSESELVIAPMLVVLVAAVGSLLLGRWPRLRIGVSLAGGAAYAVVVAAIDWYVVLAPDAPGVATYQVGDWPAPFGITLVVDGLSAFMLTMVAILGIASLVFSTRVLPEIDRRSYYFPLFHFLALGVTGAFLTGDLFNLFVWFEVMLMASYIFVAYYGGPQHTRAAFWYVALNLLASAVFLLGVGGIYATTGTLNMADLSQRLADPGAYGLEPAPVVGLFALLLSVFAIKAGLVPFQFWIPTAYRAAPPQISALLAGATKKVGIYAIIRLSFTVLADADVPVELAAPGVGTVIAGDSPLAFIGAVLFVMAAASILVGGIGAVGRDSIEGVFAYSSIGQVGFIALPVAIAATTASAELRHLAIVATLVYALNHTLAKGLLFLAVGAIRSATGTSRLSDLGGLAGRSPPLAIGFFVGSLALVGIPPLSGFFGKFLVFDAAARAESAPLLVLLLVGSLLTIAYATRTWNRSFWGAQTDAVEAASVDAVQVGVVLALATAIVAVGVGFEPVYEFADAAASAALDSEAYIEAVDPVEPGELEGGEH; encoded by the coding sequence ATGCGACTCGAGTCGACGCTGGCAACGGGTGCGGGAATCGAGCCGACGACGCCGCTCGCGGCGCTGCCGGTCGGCTCCGAATCGGAACTGGTGATCGCGCCGATGCTCGTCGTGCTCGTCGCGGCCGTCGGGAGCCTGCTGCTCGGCCGGTGGCCGCGGCTCCGAATCGGCGTGAGCCTCGCGGGCGGCGCGGCCTACGCGGTCGTCGTCGCGGCGATCGACTGGTACGTCGTCCTCGCGCCCGACGCGCCGGGAGTCGCGACTTACCAGGTCGGCGACTGGCCGGCGCCGTTCGGAATCACGCTCGTCGTCGACGGCCTCTCCGCGTTCATGCTGACGATGGTCGCGATCCTCGGGATCGCGTCGCTGGTCTTCTCGACGCGCGTGCTGCCCGAGATCGACCGGCGCAGCTACTACTTCCCGCTGTTTCACTTCCTGGCGCTGGGCGTCACCGGTGCCTTCCTCACCGGCGATCTGTTCAACCTGTTCGTCTGGTTCGAGGTGATGCTGATGGCCAGCTACATCTTCGTCGCCTACTACGGCGGCCCCCAGCACACCCGCGCGGCCTTCTGGTACGTCGCGTTGAACCTGCTCGCGAGCGCCGTCTTCCTGCTGGGCGTCGGCGGTATCTACGCGACGACGGGGACCCTGAACATGGCCGATCTCTCGCAGCGACTCGCCGACCCCGGAGCCTACGGGCTCGAGCCCGCGCCGGTCGTCGGTCTCTTCGCCCTGTTGCTGTCGGTGTTCGCGATCAAGGCCGGGCTGGTCCCCTTCCAGTTCTGGATCCCGACGGCCTACCGGGCCGCACCGCCACAGATCAGCGCGCTGCTGGCCGGCGCGACCAAGAAGGTCGGCATTTACGCGATCATCCGACTCTCGTTTACCGTCCTCGCCGACGCGGACGTCCCGGTCGAACTCGCCGCGCCGGGCGTCGGAACCGTCATCGCGGGCGACTCTCCGCTCGCGTTCATCGGCGCGGTCCTGTTCGTCATGGCCGCAGCCAGCATCCTCGTCGGCGGGATCGGCGCCGTCGGCCGGGACTCCATCGAGGGCGTCTTCGCCTACTCGAGCATCGGGCAAGTCGGCTTCATCGCCCTCCCGGTCGCCATCGCGGCGACGACCGCGAGCGCCGAGTTGCGCCACCTCGCGATCGTCGCCACGCTGGTGTACGCGCTCAACCACACGCTGGCGAAGGGACTGCTGTTCCTGGCGGTCGGCGCCATCCGATCGGCGACCGGAACGAGCCGGCTCTCAGATCTCGGCGGGCTGGCGGGGCGGTCCCCGCCGCTGGCGATCGGCTTCTTCGTCGGCTCGCTCGCGCTCGTCGGCATCCCGCCGCTGTCGGGCTTCTTCGGCAAGTTCCTCGTCTTCGACGCGGCGGCTCGAGCCGAGTCGGCGCCGCTGCTCGTCCTCCTGCTGGTCGGCTCCCTGTTGACCATCGCCTACGCGACGCGGACGTGGAACCGGAGCTTCTGGGGGGCCCAGACCGACGCCGTCGAGGCGGCGTCCGTCGACGCCGTGCAGGTCGGCGTCGTCCTCGCCCTCGCGACGGCCATCGTCGCGGTCGGCGTCGGCTTCGAACCCGTCTACGAGTTCGCCGACGCCGCCGCGTCGGCCGCGCTGGACAGCGAGGCGTACATCGAGGCCGTCGATCCCGTCGAACCGGGCGAACTCGAGGGGGGTGAGCACTGA
- a CDS encoding sodium:proton antiporter, with amino-acid sequence MTAVVLAAVVGALFALGTFLLLRRDLIRVVWGLAIISQAANVYLLSMGGIAAGTADSVPILAGHGDHVPETADPLVQALVLTAIVIGFGMTAFALVLSYRVYEEHDTLDVSELGDRE; translated from the coding sequence ATGACTGCCGTCGTCCTCGCGGCCGTGGTCGGCGCGCTCTTCGCGCTCGGGACGTTCCTGTTGCTCCGACGGGATCTGATCCGGGTCGTCTGGGGGCTGGCAATCATCAGTCAGGCCGCGAACGTCTACCTGCTGTCGATGGGCGGCATCGCGGCGGGGACCGCCGACTCGGTCCCGATCCTCGCGGGCCACGGCGACCACGTCCCCGAGACGGCCGATCCGCTGGTCCAGGCGCTCGTGCTGACCGCGATCGTCATCGGGTTCGGGATGACCGCCTTCGCGCTCGTGCTGTCGTATCGAGTCTACGAGGAACACGACACGCTCGACGTCTCCGAGCTGGGTGATCGCGAATGA
- a CDS encoding MnhB domain-containing protein yields MTTVVMRTTARVVVPIILVVSISLFVEGHNLPGGGFIGGVLTTTAFAVIYLAFGLDFLERGVLGRDVDPGKEPSRDRVVVAYRRLFEYGLAIAVLSGLVPLLFGLPFLTQTFVIFEHVPIYGHVEIASALAFDFGVYCVVVGGLLTILSVVGAE; encoded by the coding sequence GTGACGACCGTCGTCATGCGCACGACCGCTCGCGTGGTCGTCCCGATCATCCTCGTCGTCTCGATCTCGCTGTTCGTCGAGGGCCACAACCTCCCCGGCGGCGGCTTCATCGGCGGCGTCCTCACGACGACGGCCTTCGCGGTCATCTACCTCGCGTTCGGACTCGACTTCTTAGAGCGCGGGGTGCTCGGTCGCGACGTCGACCCCGGCAAGGAGCCCTCGAGGGACCGCGTCGTCGTGGCCTACCGCCGGCTCTTCGAGTACGGGCTGGCGATCGCGGTCCTGAGCGGCCTGGTGCCGCTGCTGTTCGGCCTGCCGTTCCTGACCCAGACGTTCGTCATCTTCGAGCACGTCCCGATCTACGGCCACGTCGAGATCGCCAGCGCGCTGGCCTTCGACTTCGGGGTCTACTGCGTCGTGGTCGGTGGCCTCCTGACGATCCTCTCGGTGGTGGGAGCCGAATGA
- the mbhE gene encoding hydrogen gas-evolving membrane-bound hydrogenase subunit E — protein MPPELSVVLAAVALPFIAAVCTPVLYRLLGERTGYAGVAVALASFLLLASQRGTEGTVGLEWVPSLDIALRFYLDGWGLLFAMLACGIGTLIFLYSPAYMHGEPHLTRFYTALLAFMGSIVGVALAADLIAIFLFWELTSLCSFVLIGHYTADDSSKYAARMAMFITVGGGLFLLVGLLLLSVVAGDVVGTDAAFNLAAMLENPEAIAEGLRERGLFLPVLGLLAIGAGTKSAQVPLHFWLPNAMAAPTPVSAFLHSATMVKVGVYFIGRMRPILVGEEWLFLFATLGLTTMTVCAVMAVAATDIKELLAYSTASHLGLMVAGFGFTSIYGAETGVFHLLNHALFKATLFLVAGIVAHEAGTRNIDKLGGLRQDLPITAIITVIVALSMAGIPPFNGFYSKELLFEAAVEASHHHDIGALGWLYPAVAVFGSVFTVLYSLRFLSLFFGDRPEELGHIHRPSTTLVIAPGVLAVLAAVVSVEPQLAVDVIVQSGLDATALEHHEMHVELPTSYSTPVGMSAVTIALGLAAYPFYGRIHGGINAALAAAPPIAANWWYDAVVGNLTGGGARIGDRIHNGLLRTYATWTLLGTCGLALAGFAAAGTVASSELIDFDATPAVALVLLVAVVAGLAVVRSESHIAGILTLSILGFMIAIFYILASAPDLALTQLVVETLVLLIFLLVIEEIPEYYEISLGKYARDAVVSLAVGATAFITVLVTTDARPEGRTDIARVYAEQAVPEGGGTNIVNVTLVDFRGFDTMGELVVVAMAAISILTLIVMRSGGDDE, from the coding sequence ATGCCGCCAGAGTTGTCGGTAGTGCTGGCTGCCGTCGCCCTTCCATTTATCGCCGCTGTCTGTACGCCCGTCCTGTACCGCCTCCTCGGCGAGCGGACCGGCTACGCCGGCGTAGCGGTCGCGCTGGCGAGTTTCCTCCTGCTGGCGAGCCAGCGCGGCACCGAGGGGACCGTCGGCCTCGAGTGGGTCCCGTCGCTCGATATCGCCCTGCGCTTCTATCTCGACGGCTGGGGACTGCTGTTCGCGATGTTAGCCTGCGGGATCGGGACGCTCATCTTCCTCTACTCGCCGGCGTACATGCACGGGGAACCCCATCTCACCCGTTTCTACACCGCGTTGCTCGCCTTCATGGGATCGATCGTCGGCGTCGCGCTGGCGGCCGACCTGATCGCGATCTTTCTCTTCTGGGAGCTCACCAGCCTCTGTTCGTTCGTCCTGATCGGCCACTACACGGCCGACGACTCCTCGAAGTACGCCGCCCGGATGGCGATGTTCATCACCGTCGGCGGCGGGCTCTTCCTGCTCGTGGGGCTGCTCCTGCTGTCGGTCGTCGCCGGCGACGTCGTCGGTACCGACGCCGCATTCAACCTCGCCGCGATGCTCGAGAACCCCGAGGCGATAGCCGAGGGGCTTCGCGAGCGGGGACTGTTCCTCCCGGTCCTCGGCCTGCTCGCGATCGGTGCGGGGACCAAGTCGGCGCAGGTGCCCCTGCACTTCTGGCTGCCCAACGCGATGGCAGCGCCGACGCCCGTCTCGGCCTTCCTCCACTCCGCGACGATGGTGAAGGTCGGCGTCTACTTCATCGGCCGCATGCGGCCCATCCTCGTCGGCGAGGAGTGGCTGTTCCTGTTCGCGACGCTCGGCCTGACGACGATGACCGTCTGTGCGGTCATGGCCGTCGCCGCGACGGATATCAAGGAACTGCTGGCCTACTCGACGGCGAGTCACCTCGGGCTGATGGTCGCCGGTTTCGGTTTCACGTCGATCTACGGCGCCGAGACCGGCGTCTTCCACCTCCTCAATCATGCGCTGTTCAAAGCGACGCTCTTCCTCGTGGCCGGGATCGTCGCCCACGAGGCCGGCACCCGCAACATCGACAAGCTCGGCGGCCTCCGGCAGGACCTCCCGATCACGGCGATCATCACGGTGATCGTCGCGCTGAGTATGGCCGGTATTCCGCCGTTCAACGGTTTCTACTCGAAGGAACTGCTGTTCGAGGCGGCCGTCGAGGCGAGTCACCACCACGACATCGGCGCGCTGGGTTGGCTCTACCCCGCCGTCGCCGTCTTCGGGAGCGTCTTCACCGTCCTCTACTCGCTGCGCTTTCTCTCGCTGTTCTTCGGCGACCGACCCGAAGAGCTCGGCCACATCCACCGCCCGTCGACCACACTGGTCATCGCGCCGGGCGTGCTGGCGGTGCTGGCCGCCGTCGTCAGCGTCGAACCGCAGCTCGCCGTCGACGTCATCGTCCAGTCGGGCCTCGACGCGACCGCTCTCGAGCACCACGAGATGCACGTCGAGCTTCCGACTAGCTACTCCACTCCGGTCGGAATGAGCGCGGTCACGATCGCGCTCGGACTGGCCGCGTACCCGTTCTACGGCCGGATCCACGGCGGAATTAACGCGGCGCTGGCCGCGGCTCCGCCGATCGCCGCGAACTGGTGGTACGACGCCGTCGTCGGTAACCTCACCGGCGGCGGCGCCCGGATCGGCGACCGAATCCACAACGGACTGCTCCGGACGTACGCGACGTGGACGCTACTGGGGACCTGCGGACTGGCGCTCGCGGGCTTCGCCGCGGCCGGCACCGTCGCCTCGTCGGAGCTCATCGATTTCGACGCCACACCCGCGGTCGCGCTCGTCCTGCTCGTCGCGGTCGTCGCGGGACTCGCGGTCGTACGCTCGGAGTCACACATCGCCGGCATCCTCACGCTGTCGATCCTCGGGTTCATGATCGCCATCTTCTACATCCTCGCGAGCGCGCCCGATCTCGCGTTGACCCAGCTGGTCGTCGAGACGCTCGTGCTGCTGATCTTCCTGCTGGTGATCGAGGAGATCCCCGAGTACTACGAGATCAGCCTCGGCAAGTACGCCCGCGACGCCGTCGTCTCGCTGGCCGTCGGCGCGACCGCCTTCATCACGGTGCTCGTCACGACCGACGCCCGGCCCGAGGGGAGGACGGATATCGCCCGCGTCTACGCCGAACAGGCCGTCCCGGAGGGCGGCGGAACCAACATCGTCAACGTGACCCTCGTGGACTTCCGCGGGTTCGACACGATGGGCGAACTCGTCGTGGTCGCGATGGCCGCGATCTCGATCCTGACGCTGATCGTGATGCGGTCGGGAGGTGACGACGAGTGA
- the tenA gene encoding thiaminase II, with protein sequence MAFSDRLLEAGADVWAAQKAHPFVRELAAGTLDEAAFEHWVRQDYRYLLDYARVFSIAGAKARDEATMTRLLGVAHEVLDHEMDLHREFAADYGISREELEAVEKAPTCHAYTDFLVRTAYQGSIAEIAAALYPCMQGYLDVAEHMAALADEEHRYTPFIELYTGEDFREATAWCREFVDDCGERYPGERDAMREAFLTSAKLEYRFWEMAYTREGWEL encoded by the coding sequence ATGGCTTTCAGCGATCGGTTACTCGAGGCGGGAGCGGACGTCTGGGCGGCACAGAAAGCACACCCGTTCGTTCGCGAACTCGCGGCGGGAACCCTCGACGAAGCGGCGTTCGAACACTGGGTAAGACAGGACTACCGGTATCTCCTCGATTACGCGCGAGTGTTCTCGATCGCAGGCGCGAAAGCCCGCGACGAGGCGACGATGACCCGCCTGTTGGGCGTCGCCCACGAGGTCCTGGACCACGAGATGGACCTCCACCGGGAGTTCGCCGCCGACTACGGCATCTCTCGTGAGGAACTCGAGGCCGTCGAGAAGGCGCCGACCTGCCACGCCTACACGGACTTCCTCGTGCGGACCGCGTACCAAGGGTCGATCGCCGAGATCGCCGCGGCGCTGTACCCGTGCATGCAGGGGTATCTCGACGTCGCGGAGCACATGGCCGCCCTCGCCGACGAGGAGCACCGGTACACGCCGTTCATCGAGTTGTACACGGGCGAGGACTTCCGCGAGGCCACCGCCTGGTGTCGGGAGTTCGTCGACGACTGCGGCGAGCGGTATCCGGGCGAACGCGACGCGATGCGCGAGGCGTTCCTGACGAGCGCCAAACTCGAGTACCGATTCTGGGAGATGGCATACACCCGTGAGGGCTGGGAGCTGTGA
- a CDS encoding tRNA uridine(34) 5-carboxymethylaminomethyl modification radical SAM/GNAT enzyme Elp3, with the protein MSTETPEPTETEAFERVCETLVERIVNGEIERDEVEKAKLEACSEHSAPKVPKNSELLDYAPQEYREDLETVLQRKPVRTASGVSPVAIMTSPERCPHGKCLYCPGGPDSEFSSSQSYTGEEPAAARGVQNDYDPYGQVRLRLEQLREIGHPVDKVELILMGGTMTARSHDYQEWFVKRALEAMNDYDVDKEPEPAEGVSFAQDPEEYEWKYLEDVIAENETADVRNIGTTFETKPDWCDPEQIDRMLDLGGTKVEVGVQTTYERINREMHRGHGVQESMEANQRLRDSAFKVGFHMMPGQPGMSKEMCLEDFRRIFEQEEWKPDYLKIYPTLIVRGTATYDWWHKGEYDPLDNEEAAELVAEIKDMIPRYTRLQRVQRDIPADFIDAGVWKSNLRQLARKRMEDHDWSCECIRCREAGMNDETPENVELDVMTYDACGGTEHFISFEDFERDLLVGFCRLRFPNDPVRPELENAALVRELHVYGSEVSVGSDGELDQHQHKGYGRRLMERAEELAADAGYDKVSVISGIGAREYYREKLGYHQDGPYVSKRL; encoded by the coding sequence GTGAGTACCGAGACGCCCGAACCGACCGAAACTGAAGCGTTCGAGCGGGTCTGTGAGACGCTCGTCGAGCGGATCGTCAACGGCGAGATCGAGCGCGACGAGGTCGAGAAGGCCAAACTCGAGGCCTGTTCGGAACATTCGGCGCCGAAGGTGCCGAAGAACTCCGAGCTGCTCGATTACGCGCCCCAGGAGTACCGCGAGGATCTCGAGACGGTCCTCCAGCGCAAGCCCGTCCGCACCGCGTCGGGCGTCTCGCCGGTCGCGATCATGACCTCGCCCGAGCGGTGTCCCCACGGGAAGTGCCTCTACTGTCCCGGCGGCCCCGACTCGGAGTTCTCCTCCTCGCAGAGCTACACGGGCGAGGAGCCCGCGGCCGCCCGCGGGGTCCAGAACGATTACGACCCCTACGGACAGGTTCGGCTGCGCTTGGAGCAGTTGCGGGAGATCGGCCACCCCGTCGACAAGGTCGAACTCATCCTGATGGGCGGCACCATGACCGCCCGGAGCCACGACTACCAGGAGTGGTTCGTCAAGCGCGCCCTCGAGGCGATGAACGACTACGACGTCGACAAGGAGCCCGAACCCGCCGAGGGGGTCAGCTTCGCACAGGACCCCGAGGAGTACGAGTGGAAGTACCTCGAGGACGTCATCGCGGAAAACGAGACCGCGGACGTCCGCAACATTGGCACCACGTTCGAGACCAAGCCCGACTGGTGTGACCCCGAGCAGATCGATCGCATGCTCGATCTCGGCGGGACGAAGGTCGAGGTCGGCGTCCAGACCACCTACGAGCGGATCAACCGGGAGATGCACCGCGGCCACGGCGTCCAGGAGTCGATGGAGGCCAACCAGCGCCTGCGGGACTCGGCGTTCAAGGTCGGCTTCCACATGATGCCCGGCCAGCCCGGGATGAGCAAGGAGATGTGTCTCGAGGACTTCCGACGAATCTTCGAGCAGGAGGAGTGGAAACCCGACTACCTCAAGATCTACCCGACGCTGATCGTCCGCGGGACGGCGACCTACGACTGGTGGCACAAAGGGGAGTACGACCCGCTCGACAACGAGGAGGCCGCCGAACTCGTCGCCGAGATCAAGGACATGATCCCGCGATACACGCGCCTCCAGCGCGTCCAGCGGGACATTCCGGCGGACTTCATCGACGCCGGCGTCTGGAAGTCCAACCTCCGACAGCTCGCCCGCAAGCGGATGGAGGACCACGACTGGTCCTGCGAGTGCATCCGCTGTCGCGAGGCCGGGATGAACGACGAGACGCCCGAGAACGTCGAACTCGACGTGATGACCTACGACGCCTGCGGCGGCACGGAACACTTCATCTCCTTCGAGGACTTCGAGCGGGACCTCCTCGTCGGCTTCTGCCGTCTGCGCTTCCCCAACGATCCGGTGCGGCCGGAACTCGAGAACGCCGCGCTCGTCCGCGAACTGCACGTCTACGGTAGCGAGGTCTCGGTGGGCAGCGACGGCGAACTGGACCAACACCAGCACAAGGGCTACGGCCGCCGCCTCATGGAGCGGGCCGAGGAACTCGCCGCCGACGCCGGCTACGACAAGGTCAGCGTCATCTCCGGGATCGGCGCCCGGGAGTACTACCGGGAGAAACTCGGCTACCATCAGGACGGTCCGTACGTCAGCAAACGGCTCTGA
- a CDS encoding cold-shock protein, with the protein MANGNVDFFNDTGGYGFISTEDADDDVFFHMEDVGGPDLEEGEEIEFDIEQAPKGPRATNVVRNN; encoded by the coding sequence ATGGCAAACGGTAACGTTGATTTCTTCAACGACACAGGCGGCTACGGTTTCATCTCGACTGAGGACGCGGACGATGACGTGTTTTTCCACATGGAAGACGTCGGCGGCCCGGACCTGGAAGAAGGCGAGGAGATCGAATTCGATATCGAACAGGCCCCCAAGGGCCCTCGCGCGACGAACGTCGTCCGCAACAACTAG